In the Streptomyces sp. 3214.6 genome, AACATCATCAAGGACCCCATCGGGTTTCTCCGCAACCTGGTCAACGCCGTCAGCACCGGTCTGCACCGGTTCGTCGGCAACATCGCCGAACACCTCAAAAAGGGCCTGGTCTCCTGGCTGTTGGGCACCGCCGCCAGCGCGGGGCTGTCCCTGCCCGCCAAGTTCGACCTCAAGGGCATCCTCCAGGTCATCGGCGGTCTGCTGGGGCTGACCTGGGCCAACATCCGCGCCCGCATCACCCGCAAGGGCGTCCCCGACCAGGCGGTCACCGCCGCCGAACAGTCCGTCCCCGTGGCGCAGGCCCTCCAACGCGAGGGCCCGGCGGGCGCCGTCGAGCACATCAAGGAGTCCGTCGGCGACCTCAAGTCGACGATCCTCCAGAAGCTCACCTCCTATTTGATCCCCACCGTCATCGTCGCCGGCATCACCTGGATCGTCTCCCTCCTCAACCCGGCCTCGGCCTTCGTCCGCGCCGTCAAGGGCATCATCGACATCGTCACGTTCGTGGTGACCCAGGGCGCCCAGCTCATCGGGTTCGTCAACTCGGTGCTGGACGCGGTCGTCGCCATCGCGAGCGGCGGCGAGGCCGGCGTCCCCGCCCTCATCGAGGGCGCCCTCGCCGCCTCCATCCCCGTCCTCATCGGCTTCCTCGCCGCCCTGCTGGGCGTCGGCAACCTCGCGTCCAAGGTCAAACAGGTCTTCCACGCGGTCGCCAAGCCGGTCAACAAGGCCATCGACAAGATCGTCGATTTCATCGCGAAGACGGCGAAGAAGCTGTGGACGAAACTGAAGAGCAAATCCAGCAAGGACAAGGGGAAGGGGAAGGGAACCGAAAAGCCGGGCGACGCCAAGGGTGTCGACGTACCCCGGCGGCTGGTCGAACCGGCCGAGCTCACCATCGGCCAGGTCAGTCCCGAACTCGCCAAGGAGATCCAGGAAGCGAGCGACGGACAAGCCATACACCAGACCGGTGGCGACCCGAAACAGGTCACCAAGACCCTGCTGACCCAGCACGGTGACGCCGCATACGACAAGACCAGCGGCACACTCACCCTGCCCGCGCTTTCCGGTGGCAGCGCCGGTTCCCTGTCCGCGCTCGGCTCGCAGCTCGCCGGCCAGACCGGCGTCTCGAAGGTCACGCTGGAAAAGCAGGGCGGGAACGCCGAAGTCTGGGGACACATCAATCCGCGGGTGCGACTGGCCAAAATCACCGGTCTGCCGACGGATGAGGCGATCCTGCGCATCGCGGTGACGCAGGTCGGCATCGTGCAGTTCCTCAAGAACATGGCCTCGGGTACTCCTATGACGGTTACTCAAGGGGCGGTGACCGGCACCATGGGCCTGGCGCAACTCGAGGCGGCATGGACGAAACAGGTGAACGTCGACTACCTGAAGAACAAGTTCCGTGGGGCGATGAAGGGGCATCATGAATGGCTGCCGAGCGACTACATTCTCGAGGTGACCCAGCGCGCGTCCAGAGACCTCGTCGCCGGCCCGAAGTGGATAGACCTGCAGCATGAACTCCGCTCCGCGACGTTCCAGGTTGTGTACAGCCCCGCTATGGCGGCACCTCTGATCGTCCAGTACAAGCGCGCCGGAGACGCCACGGAGCGCCCCTACAGCGTCCCGCACGGGCACGTGGGGGCGGTCTACTACCCGCGGCGGTCGGGCCAGGAGAAGACTGAGGGATCAGCCGCGTTCCACAATGAACTCCGCGCTGCGTTCACGGGCGCGACCACCGTCAAGGGGGCCGCGCAGGCAGCGCAGGCGGTTGCCACCAGATGGGTCTGGAACGGATCGGCCATGTCGCCGGAGATCCACCCGCTGTGCGTGGACAAGAATGGCAACCGCGTGACGGCCGCCGGCCAGACCGCCAACGTGGCTGCTATCGAAGCCCTCTTCCGCAAGTTCGTCTGACGGGTGGGAAGACATGACTGAATTCGACTACGAGCGACACCTCGTCAAGGGCGACGCCGACACCGCCCGCTCCTGGGTTGAGTCCTCCGCCCTGCCCGATGACCAGAAGGCCGACCTGCTCACGTTCGTCGCGAACTTCCCCTCGCTCACGTTCGTCAAGGAAGACGATGCCGTCTTCGAGCACTACGCCGAGACGGACGGGGTGGCGCTTCCCGCATGGCTGCGCGAGGTGCGATCGACACTCGCGTTCGTGGATCCACCGGTTCTGCTC is a window encoding:
- a CDS encoding phage tail protein; the encoded protein is MKAAPDKRPSARTSAAPARPAAPAQAQAQAQAPARPTAEGSSSPTTAAGPESAPPAELTPQQLRLLQTGAGNAAVARLVVQRQAAAAPSTAAPAPPVKQPPSASPAFQGLKSEVRAKKTAASRHAPAAAESEAAQKAAVAPPDDKQAQGKAAQAEKMNAAKPGTFDKAAFIAAVNQAITAQAPKNLDEADHFSGSGKAEAVKSRVSGQVGQSKAASAKEIDTATKAAPDLSKAKDKPVTPLTPDAPPPVPGAPNPAGAVPARQPDAVTDFSGGPQQINQQMADAEVTEDQLAKSNEPQFTDALGAKKEGEKHSATAPGQARGAEAKQLAAAKQGAAAVGAQAMTGLAAARTATGKQVDGGKGATKSADERRRAEVTARLQKVFDGTKTDVERTLSGLDKLVDERFTAGEKAARDAFMADQKRRMDAYKDKRYSGWTGKLKWVKDKFAGLPEEANQLFQESRKLYVAQMQNVISSIADVIGTELGKAKDRIARGRAELKAEVDRLPADLKKFGQQAAKDFTEKFDGLQADVDAKSDQLVQDLAQKYTQALNAVDDEIKKLQEENKGLIAKAKDAVVGVIQTIIELKNMLLGVLAKAATAVMNIIKDPIGFLRNLVNAVSTGLHRFVGNIAEHLKKGLVSWLLGTAASAGLSLPAKFDLKGILQVIGGLLGLTWANIRARITRKGVPDQAVTAAEQSVPVAQALQREGPAGAVEHIKESVGDLKSTILQKLTSYLIPTVIVAGITWIVSLLNPASAFVRAVKGIIDIVTFVVTQGAQLIGFVNSVLDAVVAIASGGEAGVPALIEGALAASIPVLIGFLAALLGVGNLASKVKQVFHAVAKPVNKAIDKIVDFIAKTAKKLWTKLKSKSSKDKGKGKGTEKPGDAKGVDVPRRLVEPAELTIGQVSPELAKEIQEASDGQAIHQTGGDPKQVTKTLLTQHGDAAYDKTSGTLTLPALSGGSAGSLSALGSQLAGQTGVSKVTLEKQGGNAEVWGHINPRVRLAKITGLPTDEAILRIAVTQVGIVQFLKNMASGTPMTVTQGAVTGTMGLAQLEAAWTKQVNVDYLKNKFRGAMKGHHEWLPSDYILEVTQRASRDLVAGPKWIDLQHELRSATFQVVYSPAMAAPLIVQYKRAGDATERPYSVPHGHVGAVYYPRRSGQEKTEGSAAFHNELRAAFTGATTVKGAAQAAQAVATRWVWNGSAMSPEIHPLCVDKNGNRVTAAGQTANVAAIEALFRKFV